Proteins from a genomic interval of Capsicum annuum cultivar UCD-10X-F1 chromosome 4, UCD10Xv1.1, whole genome shotgun sequence:
- the LOC107867628 gene encoding 5-formyltetrahydrofolate cyclo-ligase-like protein COG0212, whose translation MELHVLRISSVFPLTSITKHSLILSKPNFPISLNFSNISKFSLTVDSSQKKNDVVFDDAAYEAERHRLDAEARKAMAEICELETQEKEDPKAWKWVIRKRVWNLMEARNIAQFPRPVHHRIPSFIGASIAADKLSELEEFKVAKCVKVNPDTPQKHVRFLTLDGGKQLLTPQPRLRTGFFSVLEASMLSAGTIKEACTSPGVAKYGRPIGLDEKIKVDLIVIGSVAVDPKTGARLGKGEGFAELEYGMLRYMGAIDDSTPVVTSVHDEQLVDDIPIDKLLIHDVPVDIICTPTRVIFTNTSIPKPQGIYWEKLSPEKLRQIRILRQLKRKIEQETGQKLPTGPSEKLPPTAQRQR comes from the exons ATGGAATTACACGTATTACGAATATCCTCTGTATTTCCATTAACTTCCATAACCAAACACAGCCTTATTCTATCCAAACCTAATTTCCCCATTTCTCTCAATTTTTCAAACATTTCCAAATTTTCATTGACAGTGGATTCATCCCAGAagaaaaacgacgtcgtttttgaCGACGCTGCATATGAAGCCGAGCGTCACAGGCTCGACGCCGAGGCTAGAAAAGCCATGGCTGAAATATGTGAATTGGAGACCCAAGAAAAAGAAGACCCGAAAGCTTGGAAATGGGTTATTAGAAAACGGGTTTGGAATTTGATGGAAGCCCGAAATATAGCCCAATTTCCAAGACCCGTTCATCATCGGATACCCAGTTTTATTGGTGCTTCAATTGCTGCTGATAag TTGAGTGAACTGGAGGAGTTTAAAGTGGCTAAATGTGTGAAGGTGAATCCGGATACACCACAAAAGCATGTGAGGTTTCTCACACTTGATG GAGGGAAACAACTATTGACACCACAACCTCGCCTTAGGACAGGTTTTTTCTCTGTACTTGAAGCTAGTATGTTATCTGCTGGTACCATTAAGGAGGCCTGCACTTCTCCTGGAGTTGCCAAATATGGAAGACCGATTGGTTTGGATGAGAAAATAAAGGTGGACTTGATCGTTATTGGTTCAGTTGCAGTTGACCCAAAGACGGGTGCTAGACTCGGCAAGGGAGAG GGATTTGCTGAGCTTGAATATGGCATGCTGCGATACATGGGGGCAATTGATGACTCAACACCAGTTGTCACATCCG TGCATGACGAACAGTTGGTAGATGATATCCCTATTGACAAGCTATTGATCCATGATGTACCGGTTGACATCATATGTACTCCAACTCGGGTCATATTTACAAACACATCTATCCCAAAGCCTCAAG GGATATATTGGGAGAAGCTCTCTCCTGAAAAGCTTAGGCAAATTCGAATACTCAGACAGCTGAAACGTAAAATTGAACAAGAGACTGGACAAAAGCTTCCAACTGGCCCTTCTGAGAAACTACCACCAACTGCGCAGCGCCAACGCTGA